The genomic segment GTGCAGTTCTGCCCACTTTTGCCCCGTGAAAACCTCGTAGTCGAGTTCGTCGAAGGTCGCGAGATTCTTCTGGATGCGGGCAGCGTCGTCCTCGTGGCGCTGTGACGCCGCCGAGGACGCACACCCCGCTGCACTCAGAACGAGAAGCGCTGCGCCTACGCCCGCTCCCGACCTGAGCAATCCGCCAAGTGCGAAGCGGCCCGCTCGGCGAACGGGCGCCGAAGCGGTTGTCGTCGAGCGTGTTCGTGTGGAGGTCATGGTCGAGTCCTTTCTACTTGGCTAGGAAGCCTTGGCTTCCGCTTGAGCGACTGCTTGCAGCTCGATTTCGATGTCGATGCGCTCGCCAACGAGCACGCCTCCGGCCTCCAGTACCTGGTTCCAGGTGAGCCCGAAGTCGCGGCGGTCGATGGAGGTCGCTGCCGTGAACGCCACGCGCTGGTTGCCCCAGGGGTCTTTCGCCTGCCCGCCGAACTCGACGTCGAGAACCACTTCCCGCGTCACGTCGCGAATCGTCAAGTTGCCGACCAAGCGGTAGCGGCTGCCCCCGGCTTCCACTTTGGTGCTGACGAAGCGCAAGGACGGATACTGTTCGACGTCGAGAAAGTCTCCTGAGCGCAGGTGGTTGTCGCGGTCTGCGACACCCGTGTCGATGCTGCTCGCGTCGATCTCGATCTCGACCTTCGAACGAGCGAGGTCGGCAGGGTTCAACTCCACGCTGCCGCGCCAGGCGCCGAAGCGGCCGCGGACCTTGGCGAACACCATGTGTCGCACGGAGAAATTGACGGCCGAGTGCGCGGAATCGATGCTCCAACTATCTGTTTTCATAGCGTTACTCCTTGTGACAGCTCTGTCTGTCGAGCTCGTGTACAAGGTAGCGTTGTCTCGCAGCTCAGATTAGTCTTGGTCTTCAGGAAAGACTGTCCTGTGCGTAGGACAATGAAGTGAAACCCGATGGATCTCAACGAGATATTCGTCTTCGCCAAGGTCGTGCAGGCCGGGAGTTTCACCGGAGCCTCGCGGGGGCTTGGAATGCCCAAGTCGACGGTGAGTCGAAAGGTCGCTGAACTCGAAGAACGACTCGGCGCGCGGCTGCTTCACCGCACCACCCGAAAGCTGAGTCTCACGGACGTAGGTCAGGCGTTCTACCAGCACGCCGCACGCGTGGTGGTGGAAGCCGAAGAGGCCGAGCTGACCGTCGGGCGCATGCAGGAGGTGCCGCGCGGATTGCTGCGTGTCACTGCCCCACTCAACCTTGGCTATCTCGCGCCGATCTTGGCGTCCTTCCTGCAGCGCTACCCCGAGGTGAGACTGGAGGTCGTCTGTGCCGACCGCGTCGTAGACCTCGTGCAGGAAGGCTTCGATGTTGCCATTCGAACGGGCAAGCTCGCGGACTCGTCGCTGATCGCACGCAGCTTGGGCGTGCTGCGCAGCTACGTGGTGGCAGCGCCTCGCTTCTTGAAGAAGCACGGCAGTCCTCGCGAGCCCGAGGACCTAGCGCACTTCGACTGCGCCGTTTTCGGTGCCGGCAGTGCCGGGGCAACCTGGACCCTGCACCAAGGCGGCAGGAAGGTCGCTGTCGACGTCGATGCTCGGCTGGTCGTCAACGACTTCGACTTCCTCGACGAAGCGGTGCTTTCCGGGCTCGCGATCGCGATGGTACCGGCCTTCCGCTGCGTCCAGTACTTGCGTGAAAAGCGCTTGGTCCGGGTCCTTTCCGAGTGGTGCTCCCCGGAAATCCCGCTGCAAGCAGTGTATCCGAGCACGCGGCATCTCTCGCCCAAGGTGAAGGTGTTCCTCGATCATCTGAGCGAGCAGCTGATCCCAGCTCCTTGGGAAGCAGGCCCGCCGCCCTAGCTCTGAAGCGCCCGAGTTCCCGTGAAACGGGACAGCCTACCTCCTGCGAGTGCCCACTCACGGCTCGCAGCTGCAACCTGCGCGCTGGACACGCCGTCGTGCGTCTTCGACCTGGGAGCGGGCGCGTTTGCACTTCGCTTCGGCACTACCGACCAATTCGCAAATGCGCTCACTGCTGCGCTGCATCGATGCGAGCGCGAGGCAGGCACTGCGACATCGATCACGTTTGGAGGGACGCCGGGACTCTGATTCCATGGGTACGGACTCGGAATGGTCGGGAGCAGACCCCGCCGCGGGCTCGTCCCCCGGTGCTTGTTCGGCGGGCGCCTCTGAGTTCACGGTCTCCGTGGCCTTCTCTTCTTGGCGATCGCCGCCCTCCAACTGCGCCAGCTCCGTCTCCAGCTCCGTCGCACGCTCTTGCAGCTCCGCCGCCAAACTGTCCTGCTCGGGGCTTGCGGCTTCGCCTTGCGCGCCTCCGCACGCTGCGAGACCGAGCGCTGCCACCATCCCGAGCAGTGCACGCCAGTGCTTCCCTCGCCAACCCATGCCGGTCTCGGGTGTACGTGGCCCCCGCTCCCCCGGCAAGTCGTGGCGATTCGAGCTCTCCTTCTCGGCGCCCAGGCGCGTACTCCGCAGCATTTTCGTATGACGCGCTGCGACCCCGCAGGGCGTGCGGGCTTCGCTCCGCAGGGCGTGAGACTTTGTCTGGGGGGCGGCTTTCCCGCTTTTTCGACGGGAGATCGGCGCGTAGGCTGCGATGAGGACTGGTGCGCCGAAGAGCGCAGAAAACCAAGGAGCGCGTCATGACGACGGTTGACGAATTCATGCAACAGGTCGAGGCGAAGAACCCAGGGGAGACCGAGTTCCTGCAGGCGGTACGCGAAGTCACGGAGTCCGTCATGCCGGTGGTGGAGAGGAATCCGGCGTATCGGAACGCACGGATTCTGGATCGCATGACCGAGCCCGAACGGGTGATCATGTTCCGGGTGCCGTGGGTCGACGATCGCGGGCAGGTGCAGATCAATCGCGGCTTCCGCATCGAGATGAGCAGCGCGCTCGGTCCCTACAAGGGTGGACTGCGCTTTCACCCGCAAGTGCGCCTCGGCGTACTAAAGTTCCTTGCCTTCGAGCAGGTCTTCAAGAACAGCCTGACCACGCTCCAAATGGGAGGCGGCAAGGGCGGCTCGGACTTCAATCCCAAGGGCAAGAGCGACATGGAGGTCATGCGCTTCTGTCAGGCCTTCATGAGCGAGCTCTTCCGACACATCGGACCGAATACGGACGTGCCGGCAGGCGACGTCGGCGTGGGCGGTCGTGAGATCGGCTACCTGTTTGGCCAGTACAAGAAGCTTCGCAACGAATTCACGGGCGTGCTCACGGGCAAGGGCATCAACTGGGGCGGCTCCCTGATTCGTCCCGAAGCGACGGGCTACGGCGCCGTGTACTTTGCTCAGGAAATGCTCTCGACACGGAAGCGCAGCGTCGAAGGCTGCACCGTCGCCATCTCCGGCTCGGGCAACGTGGCGCAGTATGCCGCCGAGAAGATCCTGGATTTGGGCGGAAAGGTCGTGACCCTCTCGGATTCCAGCGGAACCATCGTCGACAACGACGGAATCGACCGCGAGAAACTGGCTTGGGTCATGGACCTGAAGAATGCTCGACGGGGCCGCATCCAGGAGTACGTGAAGCAGTATCCGAAGGCGTCCTATTTGGAGGGGAAGCGGCCTTGGGGCGTGAAGTGCGATATCGCGCTGCCCTGTGCGATCGAGAACGAGCTCGACCACGAGGACGCCCGCACTCTAGTCAGTAATGGCTGCGTGTGCGTGTCCGAAGGTGCGAACATGCCCAGCACTCCCGAAGCGGTCGACGCCTTCCGGGAGGCGCGGCTCCTCTACGGGCCGGGCAAGGCAGCCAATGCAGGCGGCGTGGCAACCTCAGGCCTGGAGATGGCACAGAACGCCTCCCACATGCGCTGGACGCGTGACGAAGTCGATCATCGGCTGCACATCATCATGCGATCCATTCATGAGGATTGTGTGAAGTATGGCACGCAAGGCCAGTACATCGACTACGTGGTTGGCGCCAACGTAGCCGGCTTCGTGAAGGTGGCTGACGCCATGCTCGATCAGGGGATCGTATAGCCCCGATGGTGAGTAAGCCGTCGAGACCTGCACTGCCTCGCATCCGCACGCATTGGCGCGAAGTTTTCCACTCGCTGATGCCGCACCGCGTACGCGAGGTGTTGCTGGTCTCGTCGGCTTACGACGCCTTTCTGCTCGAGGAAGACGGTCCCCTCACGCGGCGACTGTTCGCCAGCTTTTCAGAGCTGGAGCTGACCTGGGCGCCGCGCATCACCCACGCGTCCACCGCGGAACAAGCGGTGTCACTACTTGCCCGCCGTCCGTTCCAGATGGTGATCATTGCCAGCTCCCTGGTGAATGCCGACGGCGAAGGATTGGCGCGGACCATCCACGACCGGTACCAGGGGCTCCCCGTGGTGCTGCTTGCCTTCGAGGGGGACGTCGCCGCACGCAGTGCGAAGGCGCGCTCGAGTTGCTTCGACGAAGTCTTTCTGTGGAATGGCGATGCAGCCATCCTGATCGCGATCGTCAAGCTGATCGAAGATGCGCTGAACGTCGAGCACGATGTGGAAGAGGCCGACGTGCAGGTCATCGTAGTGGTGGAAGACAGCGTCCGTACCTACTCGAACTTCCTCACGCTGCTGTATCCCGAGTTGCTGCGCCAGTCGCGCTCGCTGGTGGCCGAGGGGGTGAACGAGTGGCATCGCCTGCTCCGGATCCACGCGCGTCCGAAGATCCGCCTTGCGTCCAGCTTCGAAGAGGCAATGGCGCTTTGCGATCACTGGCCCGACAATCTGATGGGGGTGATCAGCGACGTTGCTTTCCCTCGGGGTGGTCGCGTGGCGCCTGATGCGGGCATCGAGCTAACCAAGCTGCTGCGCCAGCGTGACGACGCACCGCCGGTGCTGCTGCAGTCGACGGATGCATCGGTAGCCGAGCAGGCGGGTCAGTTGGGAGTCTGGTTCGTCGACAAGAACGCCCAGGACTTCATGCACACCCTGCGCCGGTTCTTGCAGGAGCAGCTGGGGTTCGGTGCGTTCACCTTTCTGGCGCCAGACGGAACGCCTCTGGCGCGGGCCAACAACGTGCTCGAAATGGTGGACACCTTGGAGCACGTGTCCCTCGATTCGATCCTCGATCACGCGCGCAAGCACGACTTTTCGCGATGGCTCAAGGCGCGCTCCATGTTCCAGATCGCACGCCACACACGCGGCGTCAGCATCGCAGACTTTCGCACCCCCGAGCGCATTCGCTCCTACTTGCAGGACGTTCTGCGTGAGGCATCGGACCACGATCAGGCGGGCGTGGTTACGGATCTCGAAGGCGGCCGACGAGTCGCCAGCAACCGCTTCATTCGTCTCGGGTCGGGATCCATCGGCGGCAAGGCCCGCAGTATCGGTTTCGTCAGTGCGCTCCTGGTGAACCGGAACCTGCTGCAGCGGTTCCCGAAGCTGGAGTTTCGCATCCCGAAGACCGTCGCGATCGGTGTCAGTGAGTTCGATCGTTTCATGGCGAACGTGAACCTGCGGTCCTTGGAAGGACTCGATGACCCAGCGGTGCGGCGAGAGCTGATGGCCATACCGCTGTCCGATGAGCTGAGGGCGGAGCTGCGCGCAGCGTGGAGCACGCTGACGGGCCCCCTGGCAGTGCGTTCCTCCAGCCTGCGCGAGGATGCGCGTTTTCAGCCCTTTGCGGGCGTGTATGCCACCTACATGCTGCCGAACAATCATCCGGATCCCGAGATCCGTTTTGGCGAGCTTTGCCGAGCGATTCGCGCGGTGTACGCGTCCATGTTCGCCCGCGAGGCGCGCACCTACAGCGCTGGCCACCCGCACAATGCGGAAGAGGAAAAGATGGCGGTGGTAGTGCAGCAGTTGATCGGGCAGCAGTTCGGGGATCGCTTCTACCCGCACATCTCGGGGGTGGCGCAGTCTTTCAACTACTACCCCATCGCTCCGCAACGCGCGAACGATGGGTTGTGCGTGATCGCCCTCGGGCTTGGTCAGATGGTCGTCGGTGGAGGCGTTGGGCTGCGCTTCAGCCCCGCGCACCCCGACGTCCTGCCCCAGTTCTCGCGGCCGGAGCAAGTGCTGAGGACGACGCAGCGACAGTTCTATGCCTTGGACATGAGCTCGCCCTTGGTCGACCTCACGGCCGAGCCCTCGGGACTGCTTCGGCTCTACGATCTCCAATCCGCGGAGGCGGACGGTACCCTCGACCTAGCTGCGAGTGTGTATTGCGCTGAAGACGATGCGATTCGCGAGAACCTGACCCTGGCTGGACCGAGGGTGCTCACATTTGCGAACGTCCTTCGCTGGCAGGCGATTCCCCTAGCGGAGGCCATCGTAGAGCTTTTGAAGGCCGTCGGGGATGCGATGGGCTCCGAGGTGGAGATCGAGTTCGCCGTCGACATGGGCGACTATGGGCGCAGCGCGCCCAGCGACCGGGACCGAATGGTGCCGCGCCTCTACGTGCTGCAGGCGCGCCCCATGGCCGGCATGGACAACGGTCGCATGGACTTGGACTTCAGCCGCTATGCGCTCGAAGAAATCGTGGTCCGCAGTGAGCAGGCGTTGGGCAACGGTCGCATGGACGACGTGCGCGACGTCGTCTACGTGCGTCGTAACGACCTGGATAGCAGCGGGACACGGCAACTTGCACGCGAGCTTCGAGAGGTGGACCACTACCTCGGTGCTCACGGCCGCGGGTACGTCCTGATCGGGCCCGGGCGCTTCGGTTCTTCGGATCCTTCCTTGGGCATCCCCGTGGACTGGCTACACATCGCGCACGCGCGCGTCATCGTGGAAGTGCCACTGCGCGGAGAGCGCCTCGAATCGAGCCAGGGGACTCACTTCTTTCACAACATCACGTCTGCGCGCATTGGCTACCTCACTGCCTCTCCGCAGACCAACGGCCTCGTCGATCAGGCCTACCTGGATGCGCTGCCCGCGGTCCGGGAGACGGAGTTGCTGCGGCACGTGGAATTGGATCAACCGCTTCGGGTTCGCCTGGATGGTCGGCACGGCCGGGCCTTGGTGCTGAAGCCCCGTCCGCCCTCGGACTCGCTGCCGCCGTCCCTCAGTGGGCTGGGGCAATAGGATCCGGCCTCCGCGCGGCGCGCTCGACGCGCGGAAATCAGGGGCGGTGCAGTCGTGCCCTTGCGCAGAAGTAAGTAAGTGCTTACTTACAGGTCATGAGCCAACGCCGTCGGCCCTCCGAAGATCGCCAGCTTGAGTTGGCCGATGCGGCCCTGCGGATCATCGCAACGCAGGGAATCGCGGCGCTGAGCACTCGCAGTCTGGCTACGGAGGTGGGATTGACGAGTGGAGCGATCTTCCGTCACTTCCCGTCCCTAGATGCCGTGTTGGACGCGGTGGTGGGGCGTGTCGAGAGCGTCCTCGATGCGACCTTTCCGGCCTCGGAGCTCGCACCGATGGACCGTCTGAGACGCTTCATCGATGCGAGGTCCAGTGCCGTGGGCAACCAACTGGGAATTCTGCGGCTCGTACAGTCCGAGCAGTTCCTGCTCGCTTTGCCGAAAAGCGGTTCCAAGCGCTTGGACGCATGCGTGGTCAAGACGCGACATTTCATTTCGGATTGCCTGACCGAAGCTCGAGCGACCGGGGAGATCCGCGCCGATTTGCCACCAGAGACGCTGGTTCCGATCGTGATGGGTACCATCCAGATGCTCGCGGTTTCGGCAACAAGGCCTCGACGACGCGTCGACGCGCGGGCCGTCACAGATTCTTTGCTTGCACTCTTGGGCGCGCCAGCACCGCGCCCCCAGCCACGAAGGAGGCCATCATGATTCGTATCGCGACCCTCGCCATTGCGGCGGTATTCCTGGGGGGCTGCGCCGCGACGCCCCCGCACCCGGGACCAGCGAAGCACGGGATCGACACGCGAGTCGTCGAGCTTCCCGTCGCGGCGAGCATCTCTGAAGCGCAGGAGATCCGCGTTCTGGTGGACGCGCCGGAGTTGGAGTTGGCGAGCATTCTGCTGCAAGCAGGTACGGAGATGCCGGCGCACCACTCGGACGTGCCCGTGACCATCCTGGCGTTGCGAGGCACCGGCGCGGTCGTGGTGGGGTCTGAGCGAATGCGACTCGACAAGAGCCACGCCGTCGTGTTGGCGCGCAACGTCACCCACTCGGTCGTGCCTGACCCGGGCACAGACCTGGTCGTGTTGGTGCATCACCTCGGCAAGGGAGAGGAGCATCACAAATGAAGACCGGTCGATACAATGTCGGCGTTGGCCTGCTGGTCATGGCGGGCTTCATGCTCTACGGCTTCGTGCTCGTGTACTTGCGAGACTTCGCGCCTGACCACGAGGCCTGGGCGGCCAGCTACGCAAATGGCAAGCACTTCGAGGCACGGCTAGCACACGTTCACGGAGCGCTTTTTGCGCTGCTGAACCTGGTGCTGGGCTTCGTCCTGGCGAAGCTGGGCACCGCCGGCGTGACGAAGCGATCCGCCGTGGCAGTTCTGGGCCTCGCGGGCCTGCTCATGCCGGCCGGCATCCTTGGTGAGGTTTACCTCGGGCTTTCGCCGGTTTTCGTGCTTCTCGGTGCGCTCGCGATGACCGCAGCCGTGGCCCTCGCCGGCGCTCTCGCGCTCGAGCATTGGGTCGCATCGACCGCGGAACGGACCTCTCTGTAGGGGCAACGTAGCCAAGACCGACAGGGTCGCGAACGCGAACGCGTTGCGCCATGCAAGCAAATTGTCCACTCTCCCAGCATGAGTACTGAGGCATGGCGAACGACCGCGTGCATCCTGTGCGAGTGCAACTGCGGTCTACAGGTGGAGCTTGGCGGCGACGATGGGCGACACCTGGTGCGCCTGCGCGGGGACAAGCGCCACCCCGCGTCCCGGGGCTACGCTTGCGAGAAGCCTCACCGCCTCGACTACTACCAGCACAACAAGGACCGGCTCAGCGAGCCGTTGCGGCGTCGCGCTGACGGAAGCTTCGAGGCCATCGCGTGGGATCAGGCCATCGCCGAAGTCGCGTCTCGATTGGCTCGCATCCGAGACGAGCACGGCGGCGCGAGCATCTTCTACTATGGCGGAGGAGGGCAGGGGAACCATCTGCCCGGCGCCTACTCCACGGCGACTCGGCGCGCCCTCGACTCACGCTATCGATCCAGTCCGCTGGCCCAAGAAAAGACTGGGGAGTTCTGGATCGCGAATCGCATGCTCGGCAGTGCGACCCGCGCCGACTTCGAACACTGCGACGTCGCCTTGTTCATCGGTAAGAACCCGTGGCATTCCCACTCCATTGCGCGTGCGCGGGTCACGCTGAAAGAACTGGCCAAGGACCCCGCGCGCACTCTGATCGTGATCGACCCGCGGCGCACGGAGACTGCCGCCCTCGCGGACATCCACCTCCAGGTGCGCCCTGGAACGGACGCTTGGCTTCTTGCTGCGATCTTGGGTGTGTTGGTGCAGGAAGACCTGCTCGACCATACTTTCGTCTCCGCGCGTGCCACAGGCGTGGAGCGCGTCACGGACGCTTTTGGCAGCGTGGACGTGGCCGCCTTCGCCGCTCGCGCGGGGATCGACGCGGAGCTCGTGCGCAAGGCTGCGCGCGCAATCGGCGGGGCGAAACGCCTGTCGACGATGGAGGACCTCGGTGTACAAATGAACCGGCACTCCACCCTGGTGAGCTACCTGCATCGCCTGCTCTGGATGCTCACGGGGAATCTCGGCAAGCCGGGCACTCACTACATTCCGGCGCCCCTCGTCGATTTCACCAACGGCGCGCTGAAGCGCACCAGCCCCGTAGTCGGCGCGCCGATCATCGGCGGTCTCGTGCCCTGCAACGTGATCGCGGACGAGATCTTGACGGATCACCCAAAGCGCTACCGCGCGATGATCATCGAGTCGGCCAATCCCGTGCATTCCTTGGCGGAAAGCCCACGCATGCGACAGGCAATGGCCGCCCTCGACACGTCCGTAGTGATCGACGTTGCCATGAGCGAAAGCGCGCGAGCCGCGGACTACGTATTGCCCGCTGCGACCCAGTTCGAGAAGGCCGAAGCGACCTTCTTCAACTTCGAGTTTCCGTCGAATGTCTTCCATCTACGGCGGCGCCTTTTTGCGCCACCTGCGGGGGCTCTGCCCGAGGCGGAGATTCATGCGCGCTTGTGCGAGGCCCTCGGCGTGCTGTCCGACACGGACTACGCGCCCCTGCGGGAAGCCGCAGCAGGCGGCCTCGCGTCTTACGGCCAGGCCTTCGTCGAGTACGTCCTGGGCAACCCCAAGCTCTCGCCCTTCGCCGCCGTGATCTTGTTCCGGACGCTGGGCCCAACCCTGCCCGAGGACCGCCGTGAAGGCGCCGTGCTGTTCGGGCTCGCGTTTGCGTACGCGATGCAGCACGGAGACTCCGTTGCCCGGGCCGGGTACTCGGATCCGATTCAGCTATTTCAGGCCATGCTCGACGGCCAGGCGGGGATCGTGTTGGCGGTGGATGAATGGGAGCAGACCTGGTCGCGCGTCTCGACGCCGGACGGCAAACTCGCCTTGGCGCTGGACGACATGCTCGCAGAGGTCGCGAAACTCGCCGGTGAGGTCGAACCGAAGCACGAAGGCTATCCCTTCGTGCTTGCGGCGGGTGAGCGGCGTTCCTTCACGGCCAACACCATCATGCGCGATCCCGAGTGGCGCAAGAAGGACGAGCACGGCACGCTGCGCGTGCACCCGACGGATGCGGCGTCCCTCGGCGTCGTCAGCGGAGATCGACTCCGCGTCATCACCAAGACAGGGCAGGTCGACGTCGTCGTGGAAGTGTGTGACAGCATGCAGCCCGGTCACGTCTCCTTGCCCAACGGCCACGGACTCCGCTACCCCGATGCCGCGGATTCCCTTGGCGGGATCGCGCCGAACGAGCTGACTTCAGCGCAGGATCGCGATCCCTTCGTCGGCACGCCCTGGCACAAGGCCGTGCCGGCGCGTCTCGAGCGGGTCTGACGCCGTCTGCCACGGCACCGCAGTGTGCGCTCAGCTCGGAAGACAAGCGCTGAACTGCTTCATCAGCGCGAGCGAGCCCTTGACCCAAAGCTTTCCGGAAAGCACCGCTCCGAGCATGCTGCGGTTCTTCGCCAGCAGATCGATCCAAGCGCGACCGTCCGCGGTGACCGTCACGTCCGCTCGCCCATGGTGGTCGGTCTGGATCTCCAGCTTTCCGTCGTGAATGCGCACCGTGGCACGTGCGGTTCGTCGCCGGTGAACACGAAGTGGTAGGGAAGCTCAACCCCAAGCGTCGCGCATGGTCAACTCATGGCGTGCACTAGCGGACGCGAAGTAGCTCTCGATCCACTCCCACACGGCTGCGACGCGAGGGACGTGTCGGAGCGCGCGATGGGCGACCAAGTACAGGCTGCCCTCGGGCGTCTTCAGCTGCGGGAGGGGCAAGCGCACGAGCCCACCTTCCCGCGCCGCAATCGGCTCCGCGACGAGGAGCGCACCGGCACCGGCGCGCGCCGCACGGATCAGGGTACCCAGGTCCGAAGCCGCCAACGCGATCCGAGCGCCAGGGAACGTCGCTGACAGCCAGCGCGCTTCGGGAATGTGTGCCATCGGGCGATCCCAGGTGAGCCAGGGAAGGTCTGCGAGTCGCTTCTTGGCGACCTCGGCGAGTCGCGGTGTGCACGCGACCACCATGCGATAGTCAGCGAGTTTGCGTAGCGCCAGGTCACCCTCCGTCGGCTTGACGACTCGGACCGCCACGTCCGCTTCGTACTGTGCGAGATCGACGATGGCGTTGCCGGACGCAAACTCGACCGTGATGGCCGGGTGCCTTGCCTGAAGTTTTCGTAGATGTGGCACCAAGAGGTGGCTCGCGACCGTGGGAGGTGCTGCGACGCGGACGACACCCGAAGGCGACGAATCGAGCCCAGCGACGTCGCGACGCATGCCCGCGACCGAAGCCGCGCACTGCTCCGCCCATGGCAGAACCGCGCTCAGCGCGGCGGTGCTTACCAAACCGGTCGGCAGCCGGTCGAACAACCGAACACCGAGGCACGCTTCGATGGCCTCGATGTGCCGCAAGATCGTCGCCGTCGTCGTATCCAGTCGCGCCGCCGCACGGGTCGCGCTGCCCTCCTCGGCTGCCGCCAACAGGGCGGGCAGGCCGGTGAGGAGTTCGAGAGGAAGTCGCTCCATGCGCTCACCTTGGCACGACTGGGTATATCGTCAATGAAACACCTGCTCTCATCTGTGGGCATGGGCTTGCATGGATTAAATACATAGGTTTCCTCCATGAGGCGCCCACGGGGCCCCAACGGAGGAAACATGCTGAGCGCGAAACCCAGGCAATTCGCCCGCAATACTGTGACGGCGGGGCGGACACGGCGCCTGGCGCTTGCGGGTGAGACGGTAACACCGGGCCGGATGTGGCACCTGGTGCTCGCCGCTGCCGGTGCAGCCTGCGTCCTTCTGGCCAGCACCGGTTCGCAAGCTGCACCCGCGGAGCCGCCTGAGCATCGCGCGACGGAGCATTCCGCGACGGCGCATCCCGCGACGGCGCATCCCGCGACGGCGCATCCCGCGACGGCGCATCCCGCGACGGCGCAGGCCGAGAAGACCCACGCCGCATCAGCGCATCCTTGGGGGGCTGAAGTGGATTTGGTTCAGCCCTTCATTCCGACGGTGCACATCATCAAGCCGAAGGTGACTCGCACTGTGTGGGGCGGGCTCGGCTCCGCTCACGGCGACGTCGTCGCGGTGGTCTAT from the Polyangiaceae bacterium genome contains:
- a CDS encoding LysR family transcriptional regulator — protein: MERLPLELLTGLPALLAAAEEGSATRAAARLDTTTATILRHIEAIEACLGVRLFDRLPTGLVSTAALSAVLPWAEQCAASVAGMRRDVAGLDSSPSGVVRVAAPPTVASHLLVPHLRKLQARHPAITVEFASGNAIVDLAQYEADVAVRVVKPTEGDLALRKLADYRMVVACTPRLAEVAKKRLADLPWLTWDRPMAHIPEARWLSATFPGARIALAASDLGTLIRAARAGAGALLVAEPIAAREGGLVRLPLPQLKTPEGSLYLVAHRALRHVPRVAAVWEWIESYFASASARHELTMRDAWG